GCGGCCAGCGTAGCCCGACCCGGCGCGCGGGCCGGTGACCCGCCCCGCGCGCCGCCGCGTCCGGCGGTCCGTCAGTCAGCCTGCCCGGGGCCGTCGGTGGGCAACCCGAGGGCGTCCGCGAGGCCGTCGGTCCCGGTGCCGAGCTTGCGGTGCACCGCGGCCAGCCGCTGCTTCACCAGCCCCACCGGCAACTTGAGCTGTTCGGCGATCCGCTGCGGCGGCATCCGGCGCACCGCCAGCTCGGCGATCTGGCGCTCCTGCGGGTTGAGGGTGTCCTTGGCGGGCAGCAGCGCCCGGCTGGGCTGCAGGCCGGAGGAGGACAGCACGTTGCGGGCCCGTACCTCCAGGCCGTCGGCACCGCAGTGCTTCGCCAACTCCATTCCCTGGTAAAGGTGTTCGGCGGCCTCCACGCTGCGGCCGACCTGCACCAGGGCGGCGCCCAGGTCGACCAGCGCGTGCGCGTGCTCGTAGCTCGCCGGGGAGCGGCCGAGCACCGCCACCGCCTCCTGGAGCAGCTCCACCGCGTGCGGGCCCTCCCAGACGCTGGCGGCCAGCCGCAGCGCGGTGCCGATCGCCGAGGGCGAGCCGGACTCCCGGGCCCGGGCCACCGCGTCGTCGCCGTTCTTCCGGGCCGACGGCAGGTCCCGGTGCGCCATCGCCACCGCCAGGTGCCCGGCCCACGGGGCGTGCACGGTGGAACGCCAGCCGCGCCGGTCCAGCCGCATGCCGGTCTCGGCGAGCACCTCCACCGCCATGTCGTACTCGTGGCGGGAGATCAGCAGCTTGCCGTAGATGGTGGCGACGTCCGGGAGCAGCAGCGCGGTCTGGTGGTAGGGCGGCGCGAAGTGGTACTTGCGGGCGATCTCCCAGGCCTCCTGGTCGCGGCCGCGGGCCAGCAGGGTGTCGATCAGCGTGCCGACCAGGTTCAGCTGCAGCGGCAGGCCGTCGCCCATCCGGTCGGCGATCCGCAGGCCGCGGCGGAGGAAGTCCTCGGCCTCGGGGAGGAAGCCGCGGCGCAGCCGGGCGAAGCCCATCAGGAAGTAGGCGAAGCCGCGGTGCGCGCCGCTCCACCCGGCGATCTCGAACTCCAGGATGGCGGAGCTGAACAGCTTCTCGGCGCGGGCGAGTTCGTCGTTGTAGGCGAAGCACAGGCCGAGCAGGGCGGGCAGTTCGAAGTTCCAGGTGGTGTTGGTCCAGCCGAGGCCGCGCGGCAGCTTGCCGTCGCACAGCGCGCTCTCGGCGGCGTTCAGCGCCTCCGCGGTGTTGACGCCCTTGAGGGTGAGGTCCCAGGCGTGCAGTGCGCGGAGGGGTCGGGCGGCCTCGCTCTCCGGGTCGACCTCGGCGGTCAACCGGGCGACGTGCTCGGCCCGTTCGGGGCCGTTCTCCTCGTCCCGCTGCAGGGCGGTGTACAGCAGGTGGGCGACCAGCAGGCGGAGCCGGCCGGGGCCCTCGGGGGTGTACTCGGACTCCTCCAGGCAGAGCGCGGCGGCCGCGACCAGGTCGCCGCTGTGGGCGATCACCTCGGAGAGCCGGAACACCGCCTCGACCCGCAGGTCCGGGCTGAGGCCGTCCTCGATGTCGAGGGCGCGGCGCAGCTGGTTGGCGGTGGACTGCGGGTCGGTGAGCAGGCTGGCGCAGGCCAGCTCGTACAGCACCTCGGCCCGGTCGTCCTCGTCCGGCGGCTCGTTGAGGGCGCGCTCCAGGCAGCGGCGGGCGGCTTCGGGGGCGCCGATGGCGAGGTTCTCGGCGGCGGCCCGGCGCAGTTTGCGGACGATCAGGTCGTCGCCCTCGCCGGGGTGGGTCTCCAGCAGGTGGCGGGAGGCGGCGAGCAGCGAACCGCCGCTGTTCTCGATCACGTTGGCGGCCATGCCGTGCATGCCGGCCCGGACCGCGGGCTGGATCGACTGGTAGATGGACGTGGCGATCAGCGGGTGGACGAACTCCAGCCTGCCGTTGGGCTGGCTGGTGAGCACCCGCAGCCGGCGCAGTTCGCGGACGGACTCGGAGGCCTGGGCGGGACCCTGGCCGCAGATCGCGGCGGCCAGGTCCTCCTTGATGTCGGTGCCGAGCAGGGCGGCGGCCCAGGCGAACCGGATCGCGGTGGGGCCGAGCTTGTCGAGCCAGTAGTCGAAGCCCTCGCCGCGGGCGGCCGCGGCCAGGTCGCGCAGCCGGGGCGAGTTCTCGTCGACCGGTTCGAGGTTCTGGTCGCGGACCTCGCGCAGCAGCGCCACCGTGTCGTACGGCGCTCCGGCGGTGACCGCCCAGACCTGGCGGCAGAACGCGTCGTCGGCCTCGGCGAACTCGGCGTGCACCAGTTCGGCGATCGACACCGGGCTGAGCGGCCGCAGCTCGTGCTGGCGCACCGCCTGGGCGGCGATCTGGTTGGCGAACGGCTGGCCCTCGGCGCTGAACTCCTCGCGGTAGGCGAAGGCCAGCAGCACCGGCAGGTCGCGGGCGCGCAGCGCGAAGGAGGCGAGCCAGGCCAGCGACTCCTGGTCGACGGCGTGCAGGTCGTCGATGGCCACCACCAACGGGGCGCGCCGGGGCGCGAGTTGGGTGATGACGAAGTCCAGGCCGTCGTGGATGCCCTGCGGGTCGATGCGTTCGACCTCGTCGGAGGGCGGTTCCAGTCCGACCGCGGGCGCGACGATGTTGTACCAGTTGCCGAACACCTCGGCGCGCTCGGCCTCGGTGAGCTCGCCGAGCACCGGCAGCAGCAGTTGCCGCAGCACCCGGAACGGCGCCTGCCGCTGCCGCTCGTTGCCGCGCGCGAACAGCACGGTCGAGTCCTTGCGGGCGCCCGCGATCCGGCGGACCTGCTCGAGCACCGAGGTCTTGCCGATGCCGGGCTTCCCGTAGAAGACCAGCAGTTCACCGATCTTGGTGCCGCCCGCGGCGAACTCGCGGCACAGCCGGTCCACGGCCTGCTCGGCGGACCGCAGTTCCTGTTCGCGCTCCCACAGCTTCTCGCCGGCGTCGCCCGCCCCGGCCGCCCGCTGCTGCTGCGGCCCGTTCTGCTCTTCGGCCACGTCCGTCCACCCTCCGCCTCGCCGTCCGGCACTCCGTTCCCGGCCTTAGCGCCGCCGGGGGCCGTGCGGGCGACGTTCGTGCAGGCTAGCGACCTGACGCAGGGTTAGTCGGCGGTGCCTCGGGCAAATGCCTTACAACTCAGGACATCTGACGATCCGATCGGATAACGTTCGGGCCTCAGGGGTGTAGTTGATCTTAGTGAGGGAAGGCCATCGGCCGGGCCATGAGCCCCTGCACTTCGACGCACCGGCAACAGGCTGCTCTGGAGACACGTTGGCTGCCATACCCCCGCTTTTCTGCCCCATCCCGTCGGCCCTGCACCCCGGCCACGAGGCTGTCGGGAAGAGCACCGAACTATGGCTGGACTCCATGGGCTTCACCGGGGACACCGACCGCCGGCAACGCCTGCTGGCCATCGGCGCCCACGAGTTCGTCTGCCGGATCGCCAAGGACGCAGAAGGCACGACGGGGCTGGAACTGGTCTCGCAGTGGCTGTGCAGCATGCTCACGCTGGACGACGAGTGGGACACCGGCAGGCTCAGCCGCGACCCCTCGCGTGTACTCACCATAGCAGCCACGCTACTGGCTGTTATCAACTCCGCGAATTCCCACCCGCACGAATCGGACATCTACGTCGCGTCGGTCCGCGACGTGTTCCGCCGGGCCCGCGAGTGGGCCCCCGCGCTCTCCGTGAAGCGGTGGGCGGACAGCCAGCTGGAGTCCTTCATGGGCGCCGCCGCCATCGTCGCCTACCGCGCCCAGGGGCGGACCATGACCCTGGCCGAGTACCTGACGGTCGGTCCGCTGGACCGCGGCAGCCGCTCCTGCATCGAGATCATCGAGGTCTGCGAACGCACCGCGATCCCGCAGTCCCAGCTGGACTCGCCGCGGGTGCACGCGCTCACCGAGGCCGCCAAGTTCCTGGTCCTGGTCTCCGCCGACCTGTACTCCTACAAGCGCGAGGACAGCCACAACGCGCTGGAGAGCAACGTGGTCGACGCGCTCCAGCGGCACCTGGGGTGCGGACGCGAGCAGGCCCTGCTGGAGGCCGCCGCCCTGCACGACCGCACCATGTGCCTGTTCCTCCGACTGGCGGACCGCACCGCCCGCCGCGGCGGCCCCGAACTCCGGCGCTACGTCCAGCAGCTGTCCAACCTGGTGAGCGGGAACCTGGAGTGGGGCTTCACCTCCGCCCGCTACACCGACCGCACCCCCGGGATCGTCCCGGTGGCCGAACGCGCCGACCGCCCCGCCGACGGCCGGCTCACCCCGCCGCCCTACCCCGAGATCGCCTGGTGGTGGGACCAGCTCTGGTGACGCCCGCGGTGCCCGAGGGGGCTCTCCGCTCCGTCCGGACACTCGTCACCCCGGGATCCCATCACACAGCTCGCCGCGGCTCGGGGTCCGCCACGCGTGAGCCCGGGATCCGCTCCGGGTGGCCCACGACGGCTGGCGGGCGACGGCTCGGCGTGATCCCGTCGTTGGCAGATCCGACCCACCGTCAAGGAGCGAAAGACCATGACCATCGCCGTCGACAAACTCTCCGACCCGGCCGTCCGTCGCCTGCTCGGCGCCGTCAACTCCGGCGACCGGACCGCCTTCTTCGCCGGCCTCACCGAGGACGCCACGATGTCCGACGACGGCTCCGAGCGCGACCTGGCGGACTGGGTCGACCGGGAGATCTTCTCCTCGCACGGGCACATCGAGGTGCAGAACGAGAAGGCCGGCGGCCGCGCGCTGGTCGCCGACTACCGCAACGACACCTGGGGCGAGATGCGCACCGCCTGGCGCTTCACCGTCGCCCCCGACGGGCGGGTCAGCCGCTTCGAGACCGGCCAGGCCTGATCCCGCCGGGCCCCGCCGCGGCACCGAGGGTCCGCCCCGAAGGTGCCGCGGTCCCGAGGAGCCGTCAGGCGCGCGCCGCCAGGCACCGGTGGACGGCCGCGATCAGCGCCCGCGAGCGGATGTCCCCGGTGACGCCCGGCTGCATGCCGTTGGTGACGTAGCCGAAGCCGAGGCCCAGCTCCGGGTCCGCGAAGCCCAGCGAGCCGCCCCGGCCGGGGTGCCCGAAGCTCCCCGGGGAGGCCATCGGCGAGGTGCCGCCGTGCCGGAAGAAGCCCTGGCCGAACGTGGTGTTGACGATCAGCACCCGATCCGGCCCGTGCACCGAGGGGCCCGCCGCCTCGGCCAGCGTGGCCGGTTCGAACAGGGCGGGCAGCCGCTGCCCGGGCGCGTCCGCCCGGTCGGCGGCGCCGATCAGCGCCGCGTAGAACCGGGCCACCGAGCGGGCGGTGCCGATGCCGCCCGCGCCCGGCACCTCGACGGCCTGCACCGCCGGGTCGTTCAGGTCCACGCTGCTGCGCACCGAGCCGAACGACCGGGCGGTCAGCGAGCGCGGGTCGCGGTAGGCGTCCACCACGGACTGCTTGGGGCGCATCCGCATCCCGTTCGGGGCGACCTTCGCCGCCTCCGGCGCGGGCAGGTCCACCAGCCGGCCGACCCGGGCGGAGGCGGTGGCGGGCAGGCCGATCCACAGGTCCAGGCCGAGCGGGTCGGCGATCTCCTCCGCGAAGTACCGCCCCACGCTGCGGCCGCTCACCCGCCGCACCACCTCGCCGACCAGCCAGCCGAAGGTCAGCGGGTGGTAGCCGTGCGCGGTGCCGGGCTCCCAGGCGGGGGTCTGGGCGGCGACCGCGGCCGCCGCCGGGTCCCAGGCCAGCACGTCCTCGATCCGCAGCGGCACGTCCAGCGCGGGGAGCCCCGCCTGGTGCGACAGCAGCCAGCGGACCGGGATGCGCTCCTTGCCGGCCTGCGCGAACTCGGGCCAGTACGAGGCCACCGGCGCGTCCAGGTCCAGCTCCCCGCGCTGGGCGAGGTGCAGCGCGGCGGCGGCGGTCAGCCCCTTGGTGACCGAGCGCAGCACCTGCGCGGTGCCCTCGCCCCAGCCGACCGCCGGCGCCGGACGGGCTCCCACCTCCGGACGGGCGTCGCCGCCCCACAGGTCGACCACCTTGCGGCCGTCCAGGTACAGCGCGAAGGCCGCGCCCAACTCCCCGTACAGCCGGAAGTTGTCCGCGAACGCCTCCCTGACCGGCTCGAACCCGTCCGCCGTGTATCCCTGGATCTCCACCCGTCCACCCTATGCGCCATCCGCGGCTACTCCACCGTCCACCCGATGTGGCCGATGCCGGTGGAGTAGAAGGCGCAGTGACCGGAGGACTCCTCGACCCGGCCCGGCTGGACCGTCACCGAGTTGCCCGTGACGTCCGGCGCCAGGCCGCAGACGATGTCCGCGTGGAAGGTGATCGGGCCGCCGGTGTTGTTCTGGCAGTCCACTCCCCCGTACAGCGGGTCGTTGTTGTGCACCCAGGTGGTGCAGTCCAGCCCCGAGCGGATCGCGGCCGGTGCGGCCGGCGCCGCGGCGGCGGGCAGGACGGTGCCGGCCGCGATCAGCGCGGCGGCGAGGGACAGGACGGTGGCGCGGTGCTTCAACTCTGCTCCCGGTGACGAGGACTGATGGTCCGACGGACTCCTTCCCGGACCGATCCCTGCGTATACCAACTCTTTCGGGTGATCCGACTCCGGGCCAGAATGGCGGGCATGGACGACTCCGCCACCAACCTCGACGAGATCCTCGACGTGGTAGACGAGCAGGACCGGGTGCTGCGCACCGCGCCCCGCTCCGAGGTCTACCGCGACGGCCTGATCCACCGCTGCGTCTTCATCCTGGTCCGCGACCCGCAGGGCCGGATCTTCACCCACCGCCGCACCCCCACCAAGGCCTTCGCCCCGAACTACTACGACTGCTTCGTGGGCGGCGTGGTCGGCGCCGGCGAGAGCTACGCCGACGCCGCCGTCCGGGAGGCCGAGGAGGAGCTCGGCGTCACCGGCGTCCGCACCCGCCCGCTGTTCCGCTTCCTCTACACCGACGGCGACCGCTACACCTGGTGGTCCGACGTCCACGAGGCCGAGTGGGACGGCCCGGTCTCCCCGCAGGAGTCCGAGGTCGGCTGGTACGGCTGGCTCACCGAGACCGAACTCGCCGACCGCCTGGACACCTGGGACTTCGTCCCCGACGGCCGCGAGGCCTACCGCCGCTACCAGGAGCTGCGCGCCACCGGCTGACCTGCCCCGATCCGCGCTGTCCCCCGCCGCCCCCGACGAACTAGGGTGGGCGGCATGGCTTCCCGTACGCCGTCCGTGGCGCCCCGCGCGGAGGAACAGCGACCCGCCCGCACCCCCCGGCGGCGGCTCAGCGTCGACGAACGCCGCGAGCAGCTCATCGCGGTCGCCCTCGAACTGTTCTCGGACCGCGCCCCCGAGGACGTCTCCATCGACGACATCGCGGCCGCCGCCGGGGCCTCCCGCCCGCTGGTCTACCACTACTTCCCGGGCAAGCAGGCGCTCTACGAGGAGGCCCTGCGGCGGGCCGGGCGCGAACTCGCCGGCCGCTTCGAGGAGCCCGCCGACGGCCCGCTCTCCGAGCGACTGCTCCGCGTCATGGGCCGCTACCTCGACTTCGTCCAGTCGCACGCCGCCGGCTTCACCGCCCTGCTGCGCGGCGGCTCGGTCGCCGCCAGCCCCGACGCGGACGCCGTCATCGACCAGGTCCGGCGGGCCGCGCAGGAGCAGATCCTGCTCCACCTCGGCCTGCCCGAACCCAGCCCCACCCTGCGCCGCACCGTCCGGGCCTGGATCGCCAACGCCGAGATCAGCTCGCTCGACTGGCTCACCGATCGGCCCGTCCCCGCCGAGACCCTCCAGCTCCAGCTGGTCCAGGAACTGGTCGCCGCGCTCGCCGTCGCCGCCACCCGGGACCCCGAACTCGCCACCCTGCTCGGTGAGTTCTTCGCGTCCGAACGCCCCGACGGCCCCACCGGCCGGCTGGTGCGCGACCTCACCGCCACCCTGGCCACCCCCGCCCTCACCGAATCCCTGCTCCGCCTCGCCGGCCCGCCCACCCCCTGAGCCGGCCCCGTCGACGTCCCCGCTCCCCCATCACCCCCACTGGCCCCAGCCGTCCCTCCGCTCCACCCGACCCAACTTCTTGAGTCGTCCACGTCTGATAAAAAGTGCCTGAACTGTCCACACCCGAGAGCGAGGGGGCTCGGCGAATGACGCAGGACGGCTTCGCCGCCGCAGACCGGATCACGGCCACGCTGGACGCGGCGTGCGCCGCACTTCTCGGCAGCCGCGCCACCCACTACCCCGTCGACGCGCTCATCGCGTTCCGTCGGTCCCAACACCCCGCTGCCAAAGCGCTGTTCGGACTGCGGATCAGCCAGATCGGCCCCGGCCTGCTCTCCGTTCCCCGGCTGGGCACGGTGGTCGAGGTGGCCGGCACCCGCCGCCCGAACGCGGCTGCGGGCCGCGAGGCCGTGCCGGTGCTGACCACCCGTTTCGGTGCGTCCGCACTCGGCCTGTCCGACGTCCCGTCAGCCTCCGCGCTGCACCTGTCGGTCGAGCCGAGCGCGCCGTCCGGCGAGCCGACCGTCGGCTTCACGCCGGCCCTCGCCGCACTGGCCGAGCCGCGGGTGACGGTCGCGCCCGACGAGTTGCCGACCGGCTCCGGCGTGGAGGCACGGCTGGTGGTCCCGCCGGCCTTCCACACCCTGACGGTCCGCGGGTCGGGCAACGCGCTGTCGGCGCACCTGGCGGAGACCGCCGAGGAGTTGTTCTCGGGCGCGTCGCCGGCCGAGCGCAACGACTTCGCGGTGGTCGCGGCGGTGCTCGCCGAGCAGTTCGCGGCGGCGGAGGTCGCGTACGCGGGTGTCGGCGCACTGCTGGTGAACGGCCGGCGTTCGCGGGTCTCGCTGGTGGTCTCGACGGTTCAGTGTGCGCAGCCGATCCAGGAGTTGGCGGTGGAGCTGTCCACCGAGCGCCCGGCCGCCGAGGTGTGGACGGTGCTGCTGCCGGCCGGCCCGGCGGCGGTCCTGGTGGAGAGCCGCGCGATGCCCGCGCTGAAGGAACTCCAGGACGGCAGCGGAGTGGTGGCCAGCACCGCCGTCGAGGCCTTCGTCCCGATGCCGGACGGCGCCACCGTGCTGACCGTCCAGCTCACCACCTCGGACGCCGAGGACTGGGACCTCTACACCGCGGTCTTCGCCGACCTGCTCTGCTCGATCCAACTCGCCTGGGACGGCGTGGCGGTGGCGCCCGCCCCGGTTCCGGTCGGACGGGCGATCCCGGCCCAGGCCGCCGCTCCGACCCCTCCGGCCGCCCCGGCCCCGCAGCCGGAGCCGCAGCCGGAGCCGCGTGAGGCGCGGTCCGGTACGGCGGTCCGGGTGCCGC
The DNA window shown above is from Streptomyces sp. TLI_171 and carries:
- a CDS encoding AAA family ATPase — its product is MAEEQNGPQQQRAAGAGDAGEKLWEREQELRSAEQAVDRLCREFAAGGTKIGELLVFYGKPGIGKTSVLEQVRRIAGARKDSTVLFARGNERQRQAPFRVLRQLLLPVLGELTEAERAEVFGNWYNIVAPAVGLEPPSDEVERIDPQGIHDGLDFVITQLAPRRAPLVVAIDDLHAVDQESLAWLASFALRARDLPVLLAFAYREEFSAEGQPFANQIAAQAVRQHELRPLSPVSIAELVHAEFAEADDAFCRQVWAVTAGAPYDTVALLREVRDQNLEPVDENSPRLRDLAAAARGEGFDYWLDKLGPTAIRFAWAAALLGTDIKEDLAAAICGQGPAQASESVRELRRLRVLTSQPNGRLEFVHPLIATSIYQSIQPAVRAGMHGMAANVIENSGGSLLAASRHLLETHPGEGDDLIVRKLRRAAAENLAIGAPEAARRCLERALNEPPDEDDRAEVLYELACASLLTDPQSTANQLRRALDIEDGLSPDLRVEAVFRLSEVIAHSGDLVAAAALCLEESEYTPEGPGRLRLLVAHLLYTALQRDEENGPERAEHVARLTAEVDPESEAARPLRALHAWDLTLKGVNTAEALNAAESALCDGKLPRGLGWTNTTWNFELPALLGLCFAYNDELARAEKLFSSAILEFEIAGWSGAHRGFAYFLMGFARLRRGFLPEAEDFLRRGLRIADRMGDGLPLQLNLVGTLIDTLLARGRDQEAWEIARKYHFAPPYHQTALLLPDVATIYGKLLISRHEYDMAVEVLAETGMRLDRRGWRSTVHAPWAGHLAVAMAHRDLPSARKNGDDAVARARESGSPSAIGTALRLAASVWEGPHAVELLQEAVAVLGRSPASYEHAHALVDLGAALVQVGRSVEAAEHLYQGMELAKHCGADGLEVRARNVLSSSGLQPSRALLPAKDTLNPQERQIAELAVRRMPPQRIAEQLKLPVGLVKQRLAAVHRKLGTGTDGLADALGLPTDGPGQAD
- a CDS encoding terpene synthase family protein; this translates as MGFTGDTDRRQRLLAIGAHEFVCRIAKDAEGTTGLELVSQWLCSMLTLDDEWDTGRLSRDPSRVLTIAATLLAVINSANSHPHESDIYVASVRDVFRRAREWAPALSVKRWADSQLESFMGAAAIVAYRAQGRTMTLAEYLTVGPLDRGSRSCIEIIEVCERTAIPQSQLDSPRVHALTEAAKFLVLVSADLYSYKREDSHNALESNVVDALQRHLGCGREQALLEAAALHDRTMCLFLRLADRTARRGGPELRRYVQQLSNLVSGNLEWGFTSARYTDRTPGIVPVAERADRPADGRLTPPPYPEIAWWWDQLW
- a CDS encoding serine hydrolase domain-containing protein; protein product: MEIQGYTADGFEPVREAFADNFRLYGELGAAFALYLDGRKVVDLWGGDARPEVGARPAPAVGWGEGTAQVLRSVTKGLTAAAALHLAQRGELDLDAPVASYWPEFAQAGKERIPVRWLLSHQAGLPALDVPLRIEDVLAWDPAAAAVAAQTPAWEPGTAHGYHPLTFGWLVGEVVRRVSGRSVGRYFAEEIADPLGLDLWIGLPATASARVGRLVDLPAPEAAKVAPNGMRMRPKQSVVDAYRDPRSLTARSFGSVRSSVDLNDPAVQAVEVPGAGGIGTARSVARFYAALIGAADRADAPGQRLPALFEPATLAEAAGPSVHGPDRVLIVNTTFGQGFFRHGGTSPMASPGSFGHPGRGGSLGFADPELGLGFGYVTNGMQPGVTGDIRSRALIAAVHRCLAARA
- a CDS encoding NUDIX hydrolase, with protein sequence MDDSATNLDEILDVVDEQDRVLRTAPRSEVYRDGLIHRCVFILVRDPQGRIFTHRRTPTKAFAPNYYDCFVGGVVGAGESYADAAVREAEEELGVTGVRTRPLFRFLYTDGDRYTWWSDVHEAEWDGPVSPQESEVGWYGWLTETELADRLDTWDFVPDGREAYRRYQELRATG
- a CDS encoding TetR/AcrR family transcriptional regulator, whose protein sequence is MASRTPSVAPRAEEQRPARTPRRRLSVDERREQLIAVALELFSDRAPEDVSIDDIAAAAGASRPLVYHYFPGKQALYEEALRRAGRELAGRFEEPADGPLSERLLRVMGRYLDFVQSHAAGFTALLRGGSVAASPDADAVIDQVRRAAQEQILLHLGLPEPSPTLRRTVRAWIANAEISSLDWLTDRPVPAETLQLQLVQELVAALAVAATRDPELATLLGEFFASERPDGPTGRLVRDLTATLATPALTESLLRLAGPPTP